From Cellulosimicrobium cellulans, the proteins below share one genomic window:
- the drmB gene encoding DUF1998 domain-containing protein, translating to MRRAQLVTPFGVGAMSVLVNGTSVITAGLDHWYEFDHTGSILALEEYQEHDWRLESRLRVSEFRLPPDYRYSGSGTDQRNVKLTVPVLRFPLWCFCPYCKRLKKSTLTMRQQEECKDSSHATWKYKPKMAQVPFVAICSKGHLDDFPFDKWVHHSHQPGCAGVLRLTSRGGGGLEGQVVKCDKCGKERSLRGITEPSRDVSGNESTALTERLVGPSEPYYCPGARPWLAEKNGPCDQPIRGALRAAGNVYFPKVESSIYLPRVEGAVSAEMHELLRHPAVSTTLRTLHDAFEGSVTIEMLRKSLERNVPAELFRPITDEELWAGYLDFFGVGTPKPESAESSGESELLTGDDEWRHPEYLKIREEPKDDFLAGKDPGIDDGLRRHLGRVRSVNVLRETRALRGFTRVRDDVLKLSEGKALLRRDSLPPLQDWLPAYVVKGEGIYVELDRDELSRWESRAEIQARADKIAKQYGHVATQRGLQERVLSPRFILLHTLGHLLINELVFECGYSSASLRERLYASTMPGREMAGLLIYTAAGDSEGTMGGLVRMARPEKLRAVVGAAVRDAQWCSTDPVCMDAGERGQGPDSCNMAACHGCALLPETSCEEFNRFLDRGMVVGTFADPTLGYFSNLEI from the coding sequence ATGCGACGAGCGCAGCTCGTCACGCCGTTCGGCGTCGGCGCGATGAGCGTTCTAGTCAACGGCACATCGGTCATCACCGCTGGCCTCGACCACTGGTACGAGTTCGATCACACAGGGAGCATCCTGGCGCTCGAGGAGTATCAGGAACATGACTGGAGGCTTGAGTCCCGCCTGCGCGTTTCTGAGTTCCGGTTGCCGCCGGATTACCGGTACTCAGGGTCCGGCACCGATCAGCGCAACGTGAAACTGACGGTTCCGGTGCTGCGCTTCCCTCTTTGGTGCTTCTGTCCGTACTGCAAGCGGCTCAAGAAGAGCACCCTCACAATGCGCCAGCAAGAGGAGTGCAAGGACTCGTCGCACGCGACTTGGAAGTACAAGCCAAAGATGGCGCAGGTGCCGTTCGTCGCGATCTGCAGCAAGGGTCACCTCGACGACTTTCCCTTCGACAAGTGGGTTCACCACTCCCATCAGCCGGGGTGTGCGGGCGTCCTCCGGCTCACCTCCCGAGGCGGTGGAGGCCTTGAAGGCCAGGTCGTCAAGTGCGACAAGTGCGGCAAGGAGCGCTCGCTCCGCGGCATTACGGAACCGTCTCGGGACGTCTCGGGGAACGAGAGCACCGCGCTCACGGAACGTCTCGTCGGCCCATCCGAGCCGTACTACTGCCCCGGGGCGCGGCCTTGGCTAGCCGAAAAAAATGGCCCGTGCGACCAGCCGATTCGTGGTGCCCTGCGTGCAGCAGGCAACGTTTACTTCCCGAAGGTGGAGTCTTCCATCTACCTGCCCCGCGTGGAGGGCGCGGTCTCGGCCGAGATGCATGAGCTGCTGCGTCACCCCGCCGTCAGCACGACGCTGCGCACGCTCCACGATGCGTTTGAGGGTTCCGTGACTATCGAGATGCTCCGCAAGTCTCTCGAGCGGAACGTGCCGGCAGAGCTGTTCAGGCCGATCACTGACGAGGAGTTGTGGGCCGGCTACCTCGATTTCTTCGGCGTAGGTACCCCCAAGCCGGAGTCCGCTGAGTCATCTGGTGAATCGGAACTTCTTACCGGAGATGACGAGTGGAGACACCCCGAGTATCTGAAGATCAGGGAGGAGCCTAAGGACGACTTCCTCGCCGGGAAGGATCCCGGGATTGACGATGGCCTGCGCCGCCACCTCGGCCGCGTTCGGTCTGTCAACGTGCTTCGCGAGACGCGGGCCCTGCGAGGATTCACACGTGTCCGCGACGACGTGCTGAAGCTGAGCGAGGGGAAGGCGCTGCTCCGTCGCGACTCCCTCCCGCCTCTTCAGGACTGGCTCCCGGCCTATGTCGTCAAGGGCGAGGGCATCTACGTGGAACTCGATCGAGATGAGCTGTCCCGCTGGGAGAGTCGCGCCGAGATCCAAGCGCGCGCGGACAAGATTGCCAAGCAGTACGGCCATGTTGCCACGCAGCGGGGCCTTCAAGAGCGAGTGCTGAGCCCGCGGTTCATCCTCCTTCACACCCTTGGACACCTGCTCATCAACGAGCTTGTGTTCGAGTGCGGTTACAGCTCGGCATCGCTTCGGGAGCGCCTGTACGCGTCGACTATGCCCGGTCGCGAAATGGCCGGCCTGCTCATCTACACAGCGGCCGGCGACTCGGAGGGCACCATGGGCGGGCTCGTTCGCATGGCGCGGCCCGAGAAACTCCGGGCAGTCGTCGGCGCTGCCGTCAGAGACGCGCAGTGGTGCTCCACCGATCCGGTGTGCATGGACGCCGGCGAGAGGGGGCAAGGTCCCGATTCATGCAACATGGCGGCCTGTCACGGATGCGCGTTGCTTCCGGAGACGAGTTGCGAGGAGTTCAACCGCTTCCTCGACCGCGGCATGGTGGTCGGGACGTTCGCGGACCCGACGCTCGGCTACTTCTCGAACCTCGAGATCTGA
- a CDS encoding TY-Chap2 family putative peptide chaperone, producing the protein MTDRDNLAGWLATRHDLVSETEPIEAVIMNGEVRAAICWPWIVTPAGETINAEARLSAGTSLPDLATWVAQPVETRVRRAGTVVVPEGPFRHHDERWNRFTYSYDGYSRWYGDTQVASRVLDEARAASAEGTLDLASFGVDTLRALLFFTERRARWAEEWTVVDNFWATIITAELRRKTGGLITEIPGRGTTAQLAAAYLLEQAETYAAAVRSSGIHQLVHDLAERVPSLGREELELELSVFGEWLAHLTMIGSKTEMDPAVRQRVTKILAPAISDYAQSMWSHAAPVAPLQAALRERLKRLGWAEHYLGASSDHAKTRKRWDLVTRDRAGDISGLHVEAAGSPPFTGTIPRSEGRWFRDPGVGIYWTDDRDRTGVLSFDGGQSTADLDALKTDVANAGGTASDAFEAARNAAQQHHGPVRTRIGHLDAVRSTYGELTTHVEMPASGSGGWWAHAASWVVATELARRHSDTSIVQVHMPSGISDRLWVGRWHPEKELDFTVLWSLDRAGGAAHTGPNLITFSDDPWTHLIKSGDPFDMIAELERAVGYRPVARARPTTSRTLTYRLISHVMSATAVTRRPVRCRNVVIDSSMGSVVDIPDAFAHQLPADALEHEAIRRDHYRYWVLEREGRALALVSDRGRGWSERGKLDLVAEYRSSRSIAVTATALLGGFV; encoded by the coding sequence ATGACCGACCGGGACAACCTGGCCGGCTGGCTCGCGACCAGACACGACCTGGTCTCCGAAACGGAGCCGATCGAAGCCGTCATCATGAACGGCGAGGTGCGGGCAGCGATCTGCTGGCCCTGGATCGTGACACCGGCCGGCGAGACCATCAATGCCGAGGCACGACTCTCAGCGGGCACAAGCCTGCCCGACCTGGCCACGTGGGTCGCGCAACCTGTCGAGACGCGAGTTCGCCGCGCAGGGACCGTCGTCGTGCCTGAGGGGCCGTTCCGCCACCACGACGAGCGCTGGAACCGCTTCACCTACTCCTACGACGGCTACTCCCGCTGGTACGGGGATACTCAGGTCGCATCCCGCGTCCTGGACGAGGCGCGAGCGGCCTCCGCGGAGGGGACGCTCGACCTCGCCAGTTTCGGCGTCGACACGCTCCGGGCGCTGCTCTTCTTCACCGAGCGCCGCGCGCGCTGGGCCGAGGAATGGACCGTCGTGGACAATTTCTGGGCGACGATCATCACGGCCGAACTTCGTCGGAAGACCGGCGGCCTGATCACCGAGATTCCGGGCCGGGGCACCACGGCCCAACTCGCCGCCGCGTATCTGCTGGAACAGGCGGAGACCTACGCTGCAGCGGTCCGATCGAGCGGCATTCACCAGCTCGTCCACGACCTGGCTGAACGAGTCCCGTCGCTGGGGCGCGAGGAACTCGAACTCGAGCTCTCAGTGTTCGGCGAGTGGCTGGCGCATCTCACGATGATCGGCTCCAAGACCGAGATGGACCCGGCCGTTCGGCAAAGGGTGACGAAAATCCTTGCCCCCGCGATATCGGACTATGCCCAGTCGATGTGGTCACACGCAGCCCCCGTCGCACCGCTTCAGGCAGCCCTTCGCGAGAGACTCAAACGCCTCGGCTGGGCAGAGCACTACCTCGGCGCCTCCTCGGATCACGCCAAGACGAGGAAACGGTGGGATCTCGTAACACGTGATCGCGCTGGTGACATCTCCGGTCTGCACGTCGAGGCCGCCGGGTCGCCGCCCTTCACCGGAACCATCCCTCGCTCGGAGGGCCGGTGGTTCCGCGACCCCGGCGTCGGCATCTACTGGACTGATGACCGTGACCGGACCGGCGTCCTCTCATTCGACGGCGGCCAGTCGACCGCAGATCTCGACGCCCTGAAGACCGACGTCGCGAACGCCGGCGGAACCGCGTCCGACGCCTTCGAGGCCGCCCGCAACGCCGCTCAGCAGCACCATGGCCCGGTCCGCACGAGGATCGGTCATCTTGACGCCGTGCGCAGCACTTACGGCGAATTGACCACGCATGTCGAGATGCCGGCATCGGGAAGCGGCGGTTGGTGGGCGCACGCGGCGTCATGGGTCGTCGCCACCGAGCTCGCTCGCCGCCACTCCGACACGAGCATCGTCCAGGTTCACATGCCCAGCGGGATATCCGATCGACTCTGGGTGGGTCGGTGGCACCCCGAGAAGGAGCTCGACTTCACGGTCCTCTGGTCCCTCGATCGTGCCGGCGGTGCCGCGCACACCGGGCCGAACCTCATAACCTTCTCAGACGATCCATGGACACATCTGATCAAGTCGGGAGACCCGTTCGACATGATCGCGGAGCTGGAGCGCGCGGTCGGGTACCGACCTGTCGCTCGCGCCCGACCGACAACCTCCCGAACGCTCACCTACCGGCTCATCTCCCATGTCATGTCGGCCACGGCCGTGACGCGAAGGCCGGTGCGTTGCCGCAACGTCGTGATCGACTCGTCGATGGGCTCGGTCGTCGACATTCCTGACGCGTTCGCGCACCAGCTTCCTGCGGATGCGCTCGAGCACGAGGCGATCCGCCGGGATCACTATCGGTACTGGGTCCTGGAGCGCGAGGGCCGAGCTCTTGCACTCGTGAGCGACCGCGGAAGAGGGTGGAGCGAGCGCGGCAAGCTCGATCTCGTTGCTGAGTACCGGTCCTCCCGTTCCATCGCGGTGACAGCAACGGCGTTGCTCGGTGGCTTCGTCTGA
- a CDS encoding winged helix-turn-helix domain-containing protein, with protein sequence MSSPPEQHPLAQLDETVHQRARLGILAILAETRGADFTHLKRVLQLTDGNLGRHLEVLVTSGYVTLRKGSDGRRSRTWARITPEGRQALLVEVELLRGLLNTLAAPHPSRANPDDT encoded by the coding sequence GTGAGCTCCCCTCCTGAGCAGCATCCGCTCGCCCAGCTCGACGAGACGGTCCACCAGCGGGCACGGTTGGGGATTTTGGCGATCCTCGCTGAGACGCGAGGTGCAGACTTCACACACCTCAAGCGCGTGCTCCAGCTCACCGACGGCAACCTTGGACGACACCTCGAGGTGCTGGTGACCAGTGGCTACGTCACCCTCCGCAAAGGCAGCGATGGTCGTCGCTCCCGCACCTGGGCTCGGATCACGCCAGAGGGACGCCAGGCGCTTCTCGTCGAGGTAGAGCTCCTGCGAGGGCTGCTCAACACCCTCGCGGCGCCCCACCCGTCTCGAGCCAACCCCGACGACACCTGA
- a CDS encoding protein NO VEIN domain-containing protein has protein sequence MRLPPEPVLLAAKRWLEVLPSSGGIPRAQALLTTHEQYSELTPTQYATALTWLKDLGLLEHRGSQVPPATRVLSTIFERVAPPWVQDADQLVRSPDELPSDIVSVGVALGLDADEVFGQVMSSWGKVDTAAREQVGAAGEGALVALLGECPGARVDHVAAWSDGFGYDIAFAHGAVTAHLEVKSTTRSGRFTAYLSRHEYGVMVRDSRWLFVTVRLTPEMEIAGVGHVPREWIDANVPGDASPFGSWEAVKLEVPAGVIVSGVPQLGDDAAARVPAW, from the coding sequence GTGCGCCTGCCTCCTGAGCCGGTCCTGCTCGCTGCGAAGCGCTGGCTGGAGGTACTCCCGTCGAGCGGTGGCATCCCGCGCGCACAGGCTCTGCTCACCACGCACGAGCAGTACAGCGAACTCACACCCACCCAGTACGCGACCGCCCTGACCTGGCTGAAGGACCTGGGACTCCTCGAGCACCGGGGATCGCAGGTGCCACCGGCGACAAGGGTGCTGAGCACGATCTTCGAGCGGGTGGCGCCGCCGTGGGTGCAGGACGCCGACCAGCTTGTCCGCTCGCCGGACGAGCTGCCCTCCGACATCGTGTCTGTGGGAGTTGCGCTCGGGCTGGATGCCGACGAGGTGTTTGGGCAAGTCATGTCGAGCTGGGGCAAGGTCGACACGGCTGCCCGTGAGCAAGTGGGGGCGGCCGGGGAGGGGGCCCTCGTGGCCCTCCTCGGGGAGTGCCCGGGTGCCCGCGTCGACCACGTGGCGGCGTGGTCTGACGGATTCGGCTACGACATCGCCTTCGCCCACGGCGCAGTCACGGCGCACCTGGAGGTGAAGTCCACGACGCGCTCCGGGCGCTTCACCGCGTACCTGTCGCGGCACGAATACGGCGTGATGGTCCGGGACAGCCGCTGGTTGTTCGTGACCGTCCGGCTGACCCCTGAGATGGAGATCGCCGGGGTAGGACACGTTCCGCGCGAGTGGATCGACGCGAACGTCCCCGGCGATGCTAGCCCGTTCGGGAGTTGGGAGGCGGTTAAGCTCGAGGTCCCCGCCGGGGTGATCGTCAGCGGGGTACCCCAGCTCGGGGACGATGCGGCGGCCCGGGTCCCGGCCTGGTGA
- a CDS encoding DEAD/DEAH box helicase gives MASDAPSLAIGLASEVTRARLTARPGMEGDLRRLAVGFQSSTQRTPGSVEVELDDLLTNLGVLNRWPHKDDGQVAWDPQLEALVVDSLQDAQTVSARLDSPEAPPAVSEDVLPGLLGPAWTGGLTAFQRRDIAKLLSLRHGANFSVPGAGKTRVGLAVYQALRHHDGIERLLIVGPKSAYGAWEEENTECLQPPLVMEVSDGVPSGTADAIIVNYERLPNLVTSLGRWLTERPSMIILDEAHRMKLGAEGAYGAACLALGPRARRRLILTGTPAPNGVRDLENLFGFVWPGTGRQSVLRAVAGGDLSAASRALKPLFTRTTKSELDLPPVDTSIRTVPLPPLHAEIYEALLGQFSARAAGAEGDFQALGRILIYMLMAATSPALLTVGTTRYEPLAYQVAPLAVPEGSSLYELMQDLPAYEMSPKYHEVLAIVRENAAQGRKTLVWSTFIRSLNTLQRILGQFGPAMVHGGTPDREEQIRRFQSDPDCMVLLSNPATLGEGISLHHECHDAVYVDRDFAAGRFLQSLDRIHRLGLRHDVATRITVLASEGTIDEVVTARLAAKLTFMGGILDDPAVQQLADLDEEPAAGGGLDRGDLEALMGHLRAPAS, from the coding sequence ATGGCAAGCGACGCCCCGAGCCTCGCCATCGGGCTCGCGTCCGAGGTGACGCGAGCGCGACTCACAGCGCGTCCAGGCATGGAGGGTGATCTCCGCCGGCTGGCTGTCGGCTTCCAGTCCAGCACCCAGCGCACGCCGGGCAGCGTCGAAGTGGAGCTCGACGACCTTCTGACCAATCTGGGCGTGCTGAACCGGTGGCCCCACAAGGATGACGGCCAGGTCGCCTGGGACCCGCAGCTTGAGGCGTTGGTTGTGGACTCGCTGCAGGACGCGCAGACCGTGTCGGCGCGGCTGGACTCCCCGGAGGCGCCGCCCGCGGTCAGCGAGGATGTCCTTCCTGGGCTCCTTGGCCCGGCGTGGACCGGCGGTCTCACAGCATTCCAGCGCCGCGACATCGCGAAGCTGCTGTCGCTGCGGCACGGGGCGAACTTCTCGGTGCCGGGTGCCGGCAAGACCCGGGTCGGCCTGGCCGTGTATCAGGCACTGCGCCACCACGATGGCATCGAGCGGCTGCTCATCGTCGGGCCGAAATCTGCCTACGGCGCGTGGGAGGAGGAGAATACCGAGTGCCTCCAGCCGCCGCTCGTTATGGAGGTCTCGGACGGTGTCCCGTCTGGGACTGCGGACGCGATCATCGTGAACTACGAGCGGCTGCCGAACCTCGTCACCTCGCTCGGGCGCTGGCTGACCGAGCGGCCGTCCATGATCATCCTGGATGAGGCGCACCGGATGAAGCTCGGCGCGGAAGGCGCGTACGGAGCTGCCTGCCTGGCGCTGGGCCCACGCGCACGGCGGCGGCTCATTCTCACCGGGACGCCAGCCCCGAATGGCGTCCGGGACCTCGAGAACCTCTTCGGGTTCGTCTGGCCCGGCACCGGACGCCAGAGCGTCCTGCGGGCGGTGGCTGGCGGAGACCTCTCCGCGGCCAGCCGCGCACTCAAGCCCCTGTTCACCCGGACGACCAAGAGCGAACTCGATCTGCCTCCTGTGGACACATCGATCCGCACCGTCCCGCTCCCGCCGCTCCACGCCGAGATCTACGAGGCCTTGCTGGGGCAGTTCTCCGCACGGGCGGCCGGCGCCGAGGGTGACTTCCAGGCGCTGGGCCGTATCCTCATCTACATGCTGATGGCGGCCACCAGCCCTGCCCTGCTGACGGTCGGAACGACCAGGTACGAGCCGCTGGCCTACCAGGTAGCGCCGCTCGCGGTCCCGGAGGGATCGTCGCTCTACGAGCTGATGCAGGACCTGCCGGCCTACGAGATGTCGCCGAAGTACCACGAGGTTCTCGCGATCGTTCGCGAGAACGCGGCGCAGGGGCGCAAGACCCTGGTGTGGTCGACATTCATCCGGAGCCTCAACACCCTGCAGCGCATCCTCGGGCAGTTCGGCCCTGCCATGGTGCACGGCGGCACCCCGGATCGCGAGGAGCAGATCCGGCGGTTCCAGAGCGATCCGGACTGCATGGTGTTGCTGTCCAACCCCGCGACGCTCGGCGAGGGGATAAGCCTCCACCACGAGTGCCACGACGCCGTCTACGTGGACCGCGACTTCGCCGCGGGACGCTTCCTGCAAAGCCTTGACCGGATCCACCGCCTCGGGCTGCGGCACGACGTTGCCACGCGCATCACGGTGCTCGCCTCCGAGGGCACGATCGACGAGGTCGTCACCGCGCGGCTGGCGGCCAAGCTCACGTTCATGGGCGGAATCCTCGACGACCCCGCCGTGCAGCAGCTTGCTGATCTGGATGAGGAGCCCGCGGCCGGGGGCGGCCTCGACCGCGGCGACCTCGAGGCGCTGATGGGCCACCTCCGTGCGCCTGCCTCCTGA
- a CDS encoding DNA cytosine methyltransferase, translated as MTSRSLTSIEICAGAGGQALGLEQAGYEHKLLVEYWEPACKILEANEPGWRVERKDVRDVDFREFRGHDIDLVAGGVPCTPASKAGKQLGASDSRNLWPEALRMVEEVRPRAAMFENVRGLMDDKFAGWRQETIDRLEELGYSDPVWKMVYAADFGVPQLRPRSVLVAFRDAQDRERFVWPEPVTPAGSRVTVGEALKDLVAANGWQGAERWATEVATAIAPTLVGGSEKHGGADLGPTRARAQWLRLGVDGLGLANHGVAPEPNWPEGKPFKLNVRMAARIQGFPDTWKIDEVLRKTNAYKTMGNAFPPPVARAMGIAIRDALEPGWASRDSRIASEGAA; from the coding sequence ATGACGAGCCGCTCCCTCACCTCGATTGAAATCTGCGCGGGTGCCGGTGGCCAGGCGCTCGGCCTAGAGCAGGCGGGCTACGAGCACAAGCTGCTCGTTGAGTACTGGGAGCCAGCATGCAAGATCCTCGAGGCGAACGAGCCCGGGTGGCGCGTCGAGCGTAAGGACGTGCGCGACGTCGACTTCCGTGAATTCCGAGGCCACGACATCGACCTCGTGGCGGGCGGCGTGCCCTGCACCCCGGCATCGAAGGCGGGCAAGCAGCTGGGCGCCTCCGACAGTAGGAACCTGTGGCCCGAGGCGCTCCGCATGGTCGAAGAGGTCCGGCCGCGGGCCGCCATGTTTGAGAACGTCAGGGGCCTCATGGACGACAAGTTCGCGGGCTGGCGGCAGGAGACAATCGACCGGCTCGAGGAGCTCGGCTACAGCGACCCCGTCTGGAAGATGGTCTACGCGGCCGACTTCGGCGTTCCGCAGCTGCGGCCCCGCTCGGTGCTCGTGGCGTTCCGTGACGCGCAGGACCGCGAGCGCTTCGTCTGGCCGGAACCCGTCACCCCGGCCGGGTCGCGCGTCACGGTGGGTGAGGCACTCAAGGACCTCGTCGCGGCGAACGGCTGGCAGGGTGCCGAGCGCTGGGCCACCGAGGTGGCGACTGCCATCGCGCCGACGCTCGTCGGCGGTTCCGAAAAGCATGGCGGCGCCGATCTTGGCCCCACCCGGGCGAGGGCGCAGTGGCTGCGCCTCGGCGTTGACGGGCTCGGCCTGGCTAACCATGGGGTTGCCCCGGAACCCAATTGGCCTGAAGGCAAGCCGTTCAAGCTCAACGTGCGGATGGCCGCGCGCATCCAGGGCTTCCCCGACACATGGAAGATCGACGAGGTCCTTCGGAAGACCAACGCGTACAAGACGATGGGCAACGCGTTCCCGCCACCAGTGGCGCGGGCGATGGGAATCGCGATCCGCGACGCGCTCGAGCCCGGATGGGCTTCCCGGGACAGCCGCATCGCGTCGGAAGGTGCTGCCTGA
- a CDS encoding ParB N-terminal domain-containing protein — translation MAGFGIPPKGEEIRQIISQRLKQAMVEDGAKVTIDWRGEQRHLYVISMPVEMLYFNPDTHRIRAQRTLDPERNENLDEDPWGQEAQDYLRDLLKQRPSNPDQTDPDFIALMDELDDSGQREPGIVSPHGILVDGNTRAAALKELGVANIRVGVLPEDTSRQDINDVELSLQLRKDRRRDYSYINRLIAIDEELARGRSEADVAKDFNIKLATLQRDRWVYALILEAIDRSKTADGASLRLIDFEQHQEKLRELHRDYTKLATTDSDAANRLKQSRLAMVLLDYPKTSLRLAEEDFHTRYLERRLPEELKPSVASAEPLSVPGIHGAILPGQSSSSAAAEALTDQLLRAKAIASDGKSATPEDVARASAVVKQARETFDFAVKLAGQNAELVKRQTQVPERLTDAAEYVTQCANEFAEAKAKRALDEEAFDDALIVLRESLEILARQAGRTFTAPGEGVAWLLDAVRSR, via the coding sequence ATGGCCGGCTTCGGCATCCCTCCCAAGGGGGAGGAGATCAGGCAGATTATCAGCCAGCGGCTGAAGCAGGCGATGGTTGAGGACGGTGCCAAGGTCACGATCGACTGGCGCGGCGAGCAGCGGCACCTCTACGTGATCTCGATGCCCGTCGAGATGCTCTACTTCAACCCCGACACCCACCGGATTCGCGCCCAGCGCACGCTGGACCCCGAGCGGAACGAGAACCTCGACGAGGACCCCTGGGGGCAGGAGGCCCAGGACTACCTCCGCGACCTGCTCAAGCAGAGGCCCTCCAACCCTGACCAGACCGACCCCGACTTCATCGCCCTCATGGACGAGCTGGACGACTCCGGGCAGCGTGAGCCGGGCATCGTCAGCCCGCACGGGATCCTCGTGGACGGTAATACCCGAGCCGCTGCGCTGAAGGAGCTCGGTGTCGCGAACATCAGGGTCGGCGTCCTGCCCGAGGACACCTCGCGCCAGGACATCAACGATGTCGAGCTCTCCCTGCAACTCCGCAAGGACCGTCGGCGCGACTACTCCTACATCAACCGGCTGATCGCGATCGACGAGGAGCTCGCCCGCGGGCGCTCGGAGGCCGACGTCGCCAAGGACTTCAATATCAAGCTGGCGACCCTCCAGCGGGACCGCTGGGTGTACGCACTCATCCTCGAGGCGATCGACCGCAGCAAGACCGCTGACGGCGCCTCCCTGCGGCTGATCGATTTCGAGCAGCACCAGGAGAAGCTGCGCGAGCTCCACCGCGACTACACCAAGCTCGCTACGACCGACTCCGACGCCGCGAACCGCCTCAAGCAGTCGCGCCTCGCGATGGTGCTGCTCGACTACCCGAAGACGTCCCTGCGACTCGCCGAGGAGGACTTCCACACCCGCTACCTCGAGCGCCGTCTCCCCGAGGAGCTCAAGCCCAGCGTGGCCTCTGCGGAGCCCTTGTCGGTGCCGGGGATCCACGGGGCGATCCTGCCGGGTCAGAGCAGCAGTTCGGCTGCAGCGGAAGCGCTCACGGACCAGCTTCTGCGCGCCAAGGCGATCGCGAGTGATGGCAAGAGCGCGACACCGGAGGATGTCGCCAGGGCATCTGCCGTGGTGAAGCAGGCACGCGAGACGTTCGACTTCGCTGTGAAGCTGGCCGGGCAGAACGCAGAACTGGTCAAGCGGCAGACCCAGGTACCCGAGCGGCTGACCGACGCGGCAGAGTATGTGACCCAGTGCGCGAACGAGTTCGCGGAGGCGAAGGCCAAGCGTGCGCTCGACGAGGAGGCGTTCGACGACGCCCTCATCGTCCTCCGCGAGAGCCTGGAGATCCTCGCCCGTCAGGCCGGCCGCACGTTCACGGCGCCCGGGGAAGGCGTAGCTTGGCTCCTCGACGCCGTCCGGTCCAGGTGA
- a CDS encoding very short patch repair endonuclease, with product MADHLSREGRSRNMAAIRAKDTKPELALRLTLRQAGATGYRVHRRDLPGRPDIAFIRWKVAVFVDGVFWHGHPDHWNPAKASSDYWRQKIARNIERDRAADTALAELGWRVIRVWDVDVRARPGECVQQVIQALREAGKPLAGA from the coding sequence ATGGCTGATCACCTCAGCAGAGAGGGCCGCTCACGGAACATGGCCGCGATCCGGGCGAAGGACACCAAGCCGGAGCTCGCACTGCGCCTGACACTCCGGCAGGCCGGTGCGACTGGATACCGCGTGCACCGCAGGGACCTGCCGGGTCGGCCCGACATCGCCTTCATCCGTTGGAAGGTCGCCGTGTTCGTCGACGGCGTGTTCTGGCACGGGCACCCGGATCACTGGAACCCGGCGAAGGCGTCCTCCGACTATTGGCGGCAGAAGATCGCGCGCAACATCGAGCGGGACCGGGCCGCTGACACAGCCCTTGCGGAACTCGGCTGGCGCGTGATCAGGGTGTGGGACGTCGACGTCCGTGCCCGGCCCGGCGAGTGTGTGCAACAGGTTATCCAAGCGCTGCGAGAGGCAGGCAAGCCGCTAGCTGGGGCCTGA
- a CDS encoding NaeI family type II restriction endonuclease, whose amino-acid sequence MRKGVRAPAHVILDPQQDSELQAVYQWLTAQPVEDLLRIAADDAVQYVLDGARTWRFDLLDPRVDSDERSSVGTKLQYHVIERLGLQKVPPLDTEIAGVPVEIKGTVKDATAPWMIPREGQCQVTLMIRIDPKAHRFAAWLMRTHRAWLSGGKGNQDLKRSPLVGPFRAYALPVVTWADLPPQPLKLLTLSQLQTVFGTDGLRKRATALFRFLPEVVIPRSALATVGANLDDPMKRIREAKQTLRDHHDLIVLVGKWVDERAAARTFGHVIGPEDWVAVPLARFLATGITVPPLRLKA is encoded by the coding sequence ATGCGGAAGGGCGTCCGGGCGCCGGCCCACGTGATCCTCGATCCTCAGCAGGACTCGGAGCTCCAGGCGGTCTACCAGTGGCTGACGGCGCAGCCGGTCGAGGACCTCCTCCGGATCGCAGCCGATGACGCCGTGCAGTACGTGCTCGACGGGGCGCGCACGTGGCGGTTCGACCTGCTAGACCCGCGCGTCGACTCCGACGAGCGGTCGTCTGTGGGCACCAAGCTCCAGTACCACGTCATCGAGCGCCTCGGCCTGCAGAAGGTACCGCCCCTGGACACGGAGATAGCCGGGGTGCCCGTCGAAATCAAAGGCACCGTCAAGGACGCCACCGCGCCCTGGATGATCCCGCGGGAGGGCCAGTGCCAGGTCACCCTGATGATCCGGATCGACCCGAAGGCCCACAGGTTCGCCGCGTGGCTCATGCGCACCCATCGGGCATGGCTCAGCGGCGGGAAGGGCAACCAGGACCTGAAGCGGTCGCCCCTGGTCGGCCCATTCAGGGCGTATGCCCTGCCGGTAGTGACGTGGGCCGACCTGCCGCCGCAGCCGCTGAAGCTACTCACGCTCAGCCAGCTCCAGACCGTCTTCGGGACCGACGGCCTCCGGAAGCGGGCCACGGCGCTGTTCCGGTTCCTGCCCGAGGTCGTGATCCCGCGGTCGGCACTGGCAACCGTCGGTGCCAACCTGGACGACCCCATGAAGCGGATCCGCGAGGCGAAGCAGACGCTCCGCGACCACCATGACCTCATCGTGCTCGTAGGCAAGTGGGTCGACGAGCGGGCGGCAGCCCGCACCTTCGGGCACGTGATCGGTCCCGAGGACTGGGTTGCAGTCCCGCTGGCACGCTTTCTCGCTACCGGAATCACCGTGCCGCCGCTACGGCTCAAGGCTTGA